Part of the Tistrella bauzanensis genome is shown below.
GCGCGCCCATGCCACCGCGCGCATCCTGGTCGTCGGCCAGGCCCCCGGTACCCGCGTTCATGAAACCGGCATCCCCTGGAACGACCCCAGCGGCGACCGGCTGCGCGACTGGATGGGGATCGACCGTGCCGTGTTCTACGATGCGGATCGCGTGGCGATCATTCCGATGGGATTCTGCTATCCGGGCCGTGGCGCCGGCGGCGATCTGCCGCCCCGCCCCGAATGCGCCCCGGCATGGCATCCGCGCCTGCTGCCGCATCTGCCCGACCTGCGACTGATGGTGCTGGCCGGCGCCTATGCCGTGGGTGCCTATGCCCGCCCGCTGCTGGGCGCCGAGATGGCCCGGCGGCCCTTGTCGGAGGTGATCGCCGCCTGGGCGCGACTGCCGGCCGTGA
Proteins encoded:
- a CDS encoding uracil-DNA glycosylase family protein; this translates as MRAPQPATADTAAALDDAVAAARACTLCAPALPRGPRPVLRAHATARILVVGQAPGTRVHETGIPWNDPSGDRLRDWMGIDRAVFYDADRVAIIPMGFCYPGRGAGGDLPPRPECAPAWHPRLLPHLPDLRLMVLAGAYAVGAYARPLLGAEMARRPLSEVIAAWARLPAVIMPLPHPSPRNRRWLSQRPWFDTIVVPELRRRVAAALDS